The Vibrio sp. SNU_ST1 genome has a segment encoding these proteins:
- the nrdR gene encoding transcriptional regulator NrdR — translation MHCPFCSENDTKVIDSRLVADGHQVRRRRQCLACSERFTTFESAELVMPKVIKSNGNREPFNEDKMVGGVQRALEKRPVSADAIELAISTIKSQLRATGEREVPSEMIGNLVMGQLKELDKVAYIRFASVYRSFEDIREFGEEIAKLED, via the coding sequence ATGCATTGTCCTTTTTGTTCAGAGAACGACACTAAAGTAATCGATTCAAGACTGGTAGCCGATGGCCATCAGGTTCGTCGTCGCCGTCAATGCCTTGCATGTAGTGAACGTTTTACGACTTTCGAATCGGCAGAACTTGTGATGCCTAAAGTCATAAAGTCGAATGGAAACCGCGAACCATTTAATGAAGATAAAATGGTCGGTGGTGTACAGCGCGCCCTAGAAAAACGCCCAGTGAGTGCTGATGCGATTGAACTTGCGATCAGCACGATTAAGTCACAACTCCGTGCAACTGGTGAGCGTGAAGTACCCAGCGAGATGATTGGTAACCTTGTTATGGGCCAATTGAAAGAATTGGATAAAGTGGCGTACATCCGTTTTGCCTCTGTTTACCGCAGCTTTGAAGACATCCGAGAGTTTGGCGAAGAAATCGCTAAATTAGAGGATTAA
- the dxs gene encoding 1-deoxy-D-xylulose-5-phosphate synthase: protein MTLDISKYPTLALADKPEDLRLLPKETLTQLCDELRTYLLNSVSQSSGHLASGLGTVELTVALHYVYNTPFDQLIWDVGHQAYPHKILTGRRDRLSTIRQKDGLHPFPWRQESEYDTLSVGHSSTSISAGLGMAISAKKEGKNRKVVSVIGDGAITAGMAFEAMNHAGDIHNDMLVILNDNEMSISENVGALNNHLAQVLSGSLYTSIREGGKKVLSGVPPIKELVRRTEEHLKGMVVPGTMFEELGFNYIGPVDGHDVNELIKTLKNMRDLKGPQFLHIMTKKGKGYEPAEKDPIGYHGVPKFDPAHSSLPKSTSSKPTFSKIFGDFLCDMAAQDPKLMAITPAMREGSGMVRFSKEYPEQYFDVAIAEQHAVTLATGMAIAGDKPIVAIYSTFLQRGYDQLIHDVAIMDLPVMFAIDRAGLVGADGQTHQGAFDLSFMRCIPNMVIMAPSDENECRQMLYTGHQHTGPSAVRYPRGNGMGTEIQSEFTALEIGKGRIIRESKKAKDGSKVAILSFGTFLESALQTADAIDATVADMRFVKPLDEALIKQLSADHDVLVTIEENAIAGGAGAGVIEFLMQEKLLMPVLNLGLPDKFIAQGTQGELHEELGLDAKGIEKSISDYLAK from the coding sequence ATGACTCTTGATATATCCAAGTACCCAACTCTTGCTTTGGCTGATAAGCCAGAGGATTTGCGTCTCCTTCCAAAAGAGACGCTTACACAGCTTTGTGATGAATTACGCACCTACCTTCTAAACTCAGTGAGCCAGTCAAGTGGCCACCTAGCGTCGGGCTTAGGTACGGTAGAGCTAACCGTTGCTCTGCACTACGTGTACAACACGCCTTTTGACCAGTTGATTTGGGATGTTGGCCACCAAGCATACCCGCACAAAATTCTAACGGGTCGCCGCGACCGCTTGTCGACTATCCGTCAAAAAGATGGACTGCACCCATTCCCATGGCGTCAAGAGAGCGAATACGACACGCTTTCTGTTGGTCACTCTTCAACATCGATCAGCGCCGGACTTGGTATGGCGATCAGTGCGAAGAAAGAAGGTAAGAACCGTAAAGTCGTGAGTGTGATTGGTGATGGCGCGATTACCGCAGGTATGGCCTTCGAAGCGATGAACCACGCGGGTGATATTCACAATGACATGCTGGTTATCCTGAACGATAACGAGATGTCGATCTCTGAAAACGTCGGTGCTCTGAACAATCATCTAGCTCAAGTTCTTTCTGGCAGTCTTTACACGTCAATTCGTGAGGGCGGCAAGAAAGTGCTATCAGGCGTACCGCCGATTAAAGAGCTCGTTCGTCGTACAGAAGAACATCTAAAAGGCATGGTTGTCCCTGGCACTATGTTTGAAGAGTTAGGCTTTAACTACATTGGTCCGGTTGACGGTCACGATGTGAATGAGCTGATTAAAACGCTTAAGAACATGAGAGACCTAAAAGGTCCTCAGTTCCTGCATATCATGACGAAGAAGGGCAAAGGCTACGAACCAGCAGAGAAAGATCCAATCGGTTACCACGGCGTACCGAAATTCGATCCAGCACACTCAAGTCTGCCTAAAAGCACCAGCTCTAAACCAACTTTCTCTAAGATTTTTGGCGACTTCCTGTGTGATATGGCTGCGCAAGATCCTAAGCTGATGGCAATTACGCCAGCAATGCGTGAAGGTTCTGGCATGGTACGTTTCTCGAAAGAGTACCCAGAGCAATACTTCGATGTAGCGATTGCTGAGCAGCATGCTGTGACGCTAGCAACGGGTATGGCGATTGCGGGTGATAAACCGATTGTGGCTATCTACTCGACTTTCCTACAACGTGGCTACGATCAACTGATCCACGATGTAGCAATCATGGACTTGCCAGTCATGTTCGCTATTGACCGTGCAGGTCTTGTCGGTGCCGATGGTCAAACACACCAAGGTGCGTTCGACTTAAGCTTTATGCGTTGTATTCCAAACATGGTGATCATGGCACCAAGCGACGAAAACGAATGTCGCCAAATGCTTTACACTGGCCACCAGCACACAGGTCCAAGTGCCGTTCGTTATCCTCGTGGTAATGGCATGGGTACCGAGATTCAAAGTGAATTTACTGCACTTGAGATTGGTAAAGGTCGTATCATTCGCGAAAGCAAAAAAGCAAAAGATGGATCAAAAGTCGCTATCCTAAGTTTCGGTACTTTCCTTGAGAGTGCACTTCAAACCGCAGACGCTATCGATGCGACAGTGGCTGATATGCGCTTTGTAAAGCCACTCGATGAAGCTCTGATCAAACAACTTTCCGCCGACCACGATGTACTTGTAACAATCGAAGAAAACGCGATTGCAGGTGGCGCGGGCGCAGGTGTGATTGAATTCTTGATGCAAGAGAAACTACTGATGCCAGTATTGAACCTTGGTCTACCAGACAAGTTTATTGCTCAAGGAACACAGGGTGAGCTTCATGAAGAGCTTGGCTTAGACGCGAAAGGTATTGAGAAGTCGATCTCTGACTATCTTGCTAAATAA
- the thiL gene encoding thiamine-phosphate kinase, producing the protein MSGEFNLIEKYFVNRQPQRKDVLLAAGDDCALVKAPGNVEIAISTDTLVAGTHFLAEANPAWVAHKALASNISDLAAMGATPAWVSFALTMPEVDEAWLAPFCDSFFKLADYFGIQLIGGDTTKGPLSLTLTVQGFVPEGRALRRDGAKVGDWIYVTGNLGDSKAGLEVILAPEQNKAKPYALELEERHYISSPRVLVGQALVNLASSAIDISDGVIADLKHILKRSQVGASIDVSALPISPELRQFTSDIASAQQYALTSGEEYELCFTVPEENKGSLESALSHTGTKVTCIGQIRPVEYFELHNNGEPLSWNLTGYDHFKVN; encoded by the coding sequence ATGTCTGGCGAATTTAACCTGATTGAAAAATATTTTGTAAATCGACAACCACAACGTAAAGACGTTCTTCTAGCTGCTGGCGATGACTGTGCTTTGGTCAAAGCGCCGGGCAATGTTGAGATAGCGATTAGCACGGATACCTTAGTCGCGGGTACGCACTTTTTAGCAGAGGCGAATCCGGCATGGGTGGCACACAAGGCGTTGGCTTCAAATATTAGCGACCTTGCGGCAATGGGTGCGACGCCAGCTTGGGTTTCATTTGCCTTAACCATGCCTGAAGTCGATGAAGCGTGGCTTGCTCCCTTCTGTGATTCTTTTTTCAAACTTGCAGACTACTTTGGTATTCAACTTATTGGTGGTGACACGACCAAGGGGCCGCTGAGTTTAACGCTTACTGTGCAGGGCTTTGTACCGGAAGGTCGAGCACTACGCAGAGATGGCGCGAAAGTGGGTGACTGGATTTACGTAACGGGCAACTTAGGCGACAGCAAAGCGGGTCTAGAGGTGATATTAGCCCCTGAACAGAACAAAGCTAAGCCTTATGCACTTGAGCTAGAAGAGAGGCACTACATTAGCTCTCCACGAGTATTGGTGGGTCAAGCTCTCGTGAACCTAGCTTCATCGGCTATTGATATCTCTGATGGCGTTATTGCCGATTTAAAACATATCCTTAAGCGTTCTCAGGTCGGTGCAAGCATTGATGTGAGTGCGTTGCCAATTTCTCCAGAACTACGCCAGTTCACATCTGATATTGCTTCGGCTCAACAGTATGCGTTGACCAGTGGTGAAGAGTATGAACTCTGCTTTACTGTACCTGAAGAGAATAAAGGTTCATTGGAAAGTGCTTTGTCGCACACTGGCACAAAAGTCACCTGCATTGGCCAGATAAGACCTGTAGAATATTTTGAATTACACAATAATGGTGAACCACTAAGCTGGAACTTAACTGGTTACGATCACTTTAAGGTTAATTGA
- a CDS encoding riboflavin synthase, whose translation MFTGIVEAVGTLSAITPRGEDITVTVNVGKLDMADVQLGDSIATNGVCLTVVEFNDHSYSADLSLETLKKTGFVDYQAGDKVNLEKAMLPTTRFGGHIVSGHVDGVGEIVERNQVGRAIEFWVEMPAEISKYVAQKGSITVDGISLTVNDLRKNAFKLTIVPHTSSETTIDQFNVGRKVNLEVDVLARYMERLLQGQQQESEPESRLTMEFLQQNGFA comes from the coding sequence ATGTTTACAGGAATTGTAGAAGCCGTAGGTACATTGAGTGCAATCACTCCCCGCGGAGAAGACATCACCGTAACGGTTAACGTGGGCAAGCTTGATATGGCTGACGTTCAGTTAGGCGACAGTATCGCAACCAATGGTGTGTGTTTGACGGTGGTTGAGTTCAACGACCACAGCTACAGTGCAGACTTGTCGCTTGAGACCCTGAAAAAAACGGGTTTTGTGGATTACCAAGCAGGCGACAAAGTTAATCTGGAGAAAGCAATGCTGCCAACCACGCGCTTCGGTGGACACATCGTGTCCGGTCACGTTGATGGCGTGGGTGAAATCGTCGAACGTAACCAAGTAGGGCGTGCGATTGAGTTTTGGGTAGAAATGCCCGCGGAAATCTCAAAGTACGTGGCTCAAAAAGGTTCAATAACGGTCGATGGTATCAGCCTTACGGTGAACGATTTACGCAAGAATGCCTTTAAGCTGACTATCGTTCCTCATACCTCTTCTGAAACCACCATCGACCAATTCAATGTCGGTCGTAAAGTGAATCTAGAAGTCGATGTATTAGCGCGTTACATGGAGCGTCTACTGCAAGGTCAGCAACAAGAGTCTGAGCCTGAATCTCGATTAACGATGGAATTCTTACAGCAGAATGGTTTTGCCTAA
- the crl gene encoding sigma factor-binding protein Crl, whose protein sequence is MSEVTQQPTHYRLLNVLKAIGPYLREPQSEEGHYIFDCLSVCVNDKKSPEEREFWGWWLELDKSEEGFSAKYNTGKYNIDGNWDPLPLPKKAVAEVSRTQEAFHQKLVDELQKKFEIGVQLDEESVEFV, encoded by the coding sequence ATGTCAGAAGTGACACAACAACCAACGCATTATCGCTTGTTAAATGTTTTAAAGGCTATTGGCCCTTACTTAAGGGAGCCGCAATCAGAAGAAGGCCACTATATTTTTGATTGCTTGTCTGTATGTGTGAACGATAAAAAATCACCAGAAGAACGTGAGTTTTGGGGCTGGTGGTTGGAGTTGGATAAGTCGGAAGAAGGATTTTCGGCGAAGTACAACACGGGTAAATACAACATTGATGGTAACTGGGATCCTTTGCCATTACCTAAAAAGGCGGTCGCTGAGGTATCTCGAACTCAAGAAGCCTTTCACCAAAAGCTGGTTGATGAACTTCAAAAGAAATTTGAAATCGGCGTTCAGTTAGACGAAGAGTCTGTCGAATTCGTCTGA
- the ribBA gene encoding bifunctional 3,4-dihydroxy-2-butanone-4-phosphate synthase/GTP cyclohydrolase II, protein MPISTPQEIIEDIRLGKMVILMDDEDRENEGDLIMAAEHVTPEAINFMAMYGRGLICLTLTKERSNRMGLAPMVQDNNAQYTTNFTVSIEAAEGVTTGISASDRAVTVQAAVAKDAKAADLVQPGHIFPLTAQEGGVLTRAGHTEAGCDLARLAGCEPASVIVEILNDDGTMARRPDLEVFAEKHDIKLGTIADLIEYRNNTETTIERVAQCHLPTEFGDFELVTYRDTIDNQIHYAMQKGDLSEGAPLVRVHLHDTFTDLLHSDRGTERSWSLDKAMKRIGDEGGVLVILGNEESSDSLIHKVKTFEAQDKNEQPKMAKKQGTSRRVGVGSQILQDLGVHDMRLLSSSTKRYHALGGFGLNVVEYVCE, encoded by the coding sequence ATGCCAATTAGTACTCCTCAAGAAATTATTGAAGACATTCGCCTAGGAAAAATGGTTATCCTGATGGATGATGAAGATCGCGAGAATGAAGGCGATCTGATCATGGCAGCAGAACATGTTACGCCAGAAGCAATTAACTTCATGGCGATGTATGGCCGTGGCTTAATTTGTCTAACATTGACGAAAGAGCGTTCAAATCGCATGGGTCTAGCGCCTATGGTTCAAGACAACAATGCACAGTACACCACTAACTTTACGGTTTCGATTGAAGCTGCAGAAGGTGTGACGACGGGTATTTCTGCGTCAGACCGTGCTGTGACGGTTCAAGCGGCAGTGGCGAAAGACGCAAAAGCGGCTGATCTTGTTCAACCTGGCCATATTTTCCCATTGACGGCTCAAGAAGGTGGTGTGTTAACTCGCGCGGGTCACACAGAAGCAGGTTGTGATTTAGCTCGTTTAGCAGGCTGTGAGCCAGCATCTGTTATCGTTGAGATCTTAAATGACGATGGCACCATGGCTCGTCGCCCTGATCTTGAAGTCTTCGCTGAAAAACACGATATCAAACTAGGCACCATTGCTGACTTGATTGAATACCGCAACAACACAGAAACAACGATTGAACGTGTTGCGCAGTGCCATTTGCCAACAGAGTTTGGTGACTTTGAGCTTGTGACTTACCGTGACACGATTGATAACCAGATCCACTATGCGATGCAAAAAGGTGATCTGTCTGAAGGTGCTCCTTTAGTGCGAGTTCACCTACATGATACGTTTACCGATCTGCTTCATTCCGACCGCGGTACTGAGCGCAGCTGGTCGCTAGATAAAGCGATGAAGCGCATTGGCGACGAAGGCGGTGTGTTGGTTATTCTAGGTAACGAAGAGTCGTCTGATTCTTTGATCCACAAAGTGAAGACGTTCGAAGCTCAAGATAAAAATGAGCAACCGAAAATGGCTAAGAAGCAAGGTACCTCTCGCCGTGTTGGTGTAGGCTCTCAGATTCTTCAAGACCTAGGCGTGCACGATATGCGTTTGCTGTCTTCAAGCACTAAGCGTTACCACGCATTGGGCGGTTTTGGTCTTAACGTTGTTGAATACGTTTGCGAATAA
- the proB gene encoding glutamate 5-kinase has translation MLKHHLLFVLFIKDFMTTNHQSGTTTQRKTVVVKLGTSVLTGGTLALDRAHMVELVRQCAELKKQGHSVVMVSSGAIAAGREHLGYPALPNSMASKQLLAAVGQSQLIQVWESLFAIYGLKIGQMLLTRADLDDRERFLNARDTINALVEHDIIPVVNENDAVATNEIKVGDNDNLSALVGILCGADKLLLLTDQKGLFTADPRKDPNAELIKEVKTIDDTLRKIAGGSGTTLGTGGMATKLQAADIARRAGIEVIIAAGSAENVVFDSLSDNPQGTRFLPLAEALENRKRWILAGPASAGDIVVDDGAVNAVNTKGSSLLAKGVVRVKGEFSRGEVTQVTDSKGKVVARGIASYSSQDLAKIAGKHSKDIGDILGYDYGSEVIHRDDLVVIQE, from the coding sequence TTGCTAAAACATCACCTCTTATTTGTTTTATTCATAAAAGACTTCATGACAACAAATCATCAAAGCGGGACAACAACACAGCGTAAAACTGTCGTTGTTAAACTGGGTACCAGTGTCTTAACTGGTGGAACATTGGCATTAGACCGCGCTCATATGGTTGAGCTGGTTCGTCAATGTGCTGAATTAAAAAAACAAGGCCACTCTGTGGTTATGGTTTCGTCTGGCGCAATTGCAGCCGGACGTGAGCACCTTGGTTACCCCGCACTTCCCAATTCGATGGCAAGCAAACAATTGCTTGCGGCAGTTGGGCAAAGTCAGTTGATTCAAGTTTGGGAGTCTTTGTTTGCTATCTATGGCCTTAAGATTGGCCAGATGCTACTGACTCGTGCTGACCTTGATGATCGCGAGCGTTTTCTTAATGCACGTGACACGATCAATGCACTTGTTGAGCACGATATTATTCCGGTAGTAAACGAAAACGACGCAGTCGCCACCAACGAAATTAAAGTGGGCGACAATGATAACTTGTCGGCATTGGTTGGTATTTTGTGCGGTGCTGATAAGCTTTTGCTACTAACAGACCAAAAAGGTCTGTTTACGGCTGACCCTCGTAAAGACCCAAATGCTGAGCTCATCAAAGAAGTAAAAACCATTGATGACACGCTGCGTAAGATCGCAGGCGGCAGTGGTACTACTTTAGGCACTGGTGGCATGGCGACAAAATTGCAGGCGGCTGATATTGCTCGTCGTGCGGGTATTGAAGTGATCATTGCAGCGGGCAGTGCAGAGAATGTGGTGTTTGACTCATTGAGTGATAACCCACAAGGCACGCGTTTCTTGCCTTTAGCGGAAGCGCTTGAAAACCGTAAACGTTGGATTTTAGCGGGCCCAGCTTCAGCTGGTGACATCGTGGTCGATGATGGCGCAGTCAATGCCGTTAACACCAAAGGCAGCAGCTTGTTGGCAAAAGGGGTTGTTCGAGTTAAAGGCGAATTCTCTCGTGGTGAAGTTACCCAAGTCACAGACAGCAAAGGCAAAGTAGTGGCGCGTGGTATCGCTAGCTACTCAAGCCAAGACCTAGCAAAAATAGCAGGCAAGCACAGTAAAGATATTGGCGACATTCTTGGCTACGATTACGGGTCAGAAGTCATTCACCGTGACGACCTGGTTGTAATCCAAGAATAG
- the nusB gene encoding transcription antitermination factor NusB, with the protein MGASVKPAARRNARQFALQAIYSWQITKENIATVEEQFLSGGKYDEEEHHAAEPALAMPETDVAYFRDLLTGVALSHMELDSKLRPFVSRPMQDLDLMELALLRLAMYEMTRREDVPYKVVINEAIELAKVFAAEDSHKFVNGVLDKAAPHVRKK; encoded by the coding sequence ATGGGGGCCAGTGTGAAACCAGCCGCACGTCGTAACGCACGTCAATTTGCTCTACAAGCAATTTATTCTTGGCAAATTACTAAAGAAAATATTGCTACCGTTGAAGAACAGTTCTTATCTGGTGGTAAGTATGATGAAGAAGAGCATCATGCCGCAGAACCTGCTCTAGCTATGCCAGAAACAGACGTTGCATACTTCCGCGACCTACTAACTGGTGTTGCTCTTAGCCACATGGAACTTGATAGCAAGCTTCGTCCATTCGTATCTCGCCCTATGCAAGATCTGGATTTGATGGAACTAGCGCTTCTACGTTTAGCTATGTACGAGATGACTCGTCGCGAAGATGTACCATACAAAGTGGTTATCAACGAAGCTATCGAGCTTGCAAAAGTATTTGCAGCAGAAGACAGCCATAAGTTTGTTAACGGTGTGCTTGATAAAGCTGCACCGCACGTTCGTAAGAAATAA
- the ribD gene encoding bifunctional diaminohydroxyphosphoribosylaminopyrimidine deaminase/5-amino-6-(5-phosphoribosylamino)uracil reductase RibD: MMSRAIQLAKRGIYTTAPNPNVGCVIVQSDGQIVGEGFHAKAGEPHAEVHAMRMAGDKAKGATAYVTLEPCSHYGRTPPCAEGLIKAQVSKVICAMQDPNPKVAGRGIKMLRDAGIEVEIGLLEQDALDLNPAFIKRMQTGMPFVQLKMAASLDGQTALENGQSQWITSPEARRDVQNYRAKSGAVLSTSQTVIEDNASLNVRWAELPSSIKAHYAEDELRQPIRVILDRQNQLRPELKLYQSPTSVLRVAEASADIEVGTTETGLLDLHDLMRQLPANHIDHIWVEAGATLAKSLIEAQLVDELILYLAPKLMGSDGRGLMGALGLTSMSDVIDLEIKDVRQVGVDIRIVAKPIIVKPISK, from the coding sequence ATGATGTCGCGTGCTATTCAGTTAGCAAAGCGCGGCATTTACACCACTGCCCCCAATCCTAATGTTGGCTGTGTCATCGTACAAAGTGACGGTCAGATCGTTGGTGAAGGTTTTCATGCCAAAGCTGGTGAACCTCATGCTGAAGTGCACGCTATGCGAATGGCGGGCGACAAGGCAAAAGGTGCAACCGCTTATGTCACCCTAGAACCTTGCTCGCACTATGGTCGAACGCCACCTTGTGCGGAAGGTTTGATTAAGGCTCAAGTTTCAAAAGTGATTTGTGCCATGCAGGACCCAAACCCTAAAGTCGCAGGCCGCGGTATCAAGATGCTACGCGACGCGGGTATTGAGGTTGAAATCGGCTTGTTAGAGCAAGATGCTCTCGATTTAAATCCTGCATTTATTAAGCGTATGCAAACGGGCATGCCATTTGTTCAGTTAAAAATGGCCGCTAGCCTTGATGGCCAAACGGCATTGGAAAATGGTCAAAGCCAGTGGATCACGTCGCCAGAAGCGCGTCGTGATGTTCAGAACTACCGAGCAAAATCAGGCGCTGTGTTGTCAACTAGCCAGACGGTGATTGAAGACAACGCGTCGTTGAATGTTCGTTGGGCAGAATTGCCAAGCAGTATCAAAGCTCATTACGCTGAAGACGAGCTACGCCAGCCGATTCGAGTGATTCTTGATCGTCAAAATCAACTGCGTCCTGAGCTAAAATTATATCAGTCGCCAACATCAGTGTTGAGAGTCGCAGAGGCATCTGCAGATATTGAGGTCGGCACCACTGAGACAGGTCTGCTCGATTTACACGACCTGATGCGTCAATTACCTGCGAATCATATCGACCATATTTGGGTCGAAGCGGGCGCTACATTAGCAAAAAGCTTGATTGAAGCGCAGTTGGTGGATGAGCTAATCCTCTATTTAGCACCTAAACTTATGGGCAGTGACGGACGAGGTTTGATGGGCGCATTAGGGCTCACTTCAATGTCTGACGTTATTGACCTAGAAATTAAAGATGTTCGACAGGTTGGTGTGGATATTCGAATTGTCGCGAAACCAATAATCGTGAAACCAATCTCGAAATAG
- a CDS encoding glutamate-5-semialdehyde dehydrogenase has translation MDLTNMGIAAKDAAFHLATASTAQKNKALAIIADELEANAATILEANAKDIELGREAGLTDALLDRLLLNEERLTGIANDVRNVISLNDPVGSEIDSKVLENGMSLSRRRVPLGVVGVIYEARPNVTIDIAALCLKTGNASILRGGKETFFSNMELVKVIQSALEKAELPAASVQYIEKPDRELVSQLLKLDDYVDMIIPRGGAGLHKMCKENSTIPVIIGGFGISHIFVDESADLEKSVDVVENSKVQRPSACNSLDTLLVHEAVAEAFLAKLTQRLAGKVTLVADASAKSLLTGFEDQRDAVEGDFDTEWLSYTLGVKVVADVAEAIDHMRVHNASHSDAIMTNSLESSERFINSVGSAAVYVNASTRFTDGAQFGLGAEVAVSTQKLHARGPMGLEELTSYKWVGKANYLVRG, from the coding sequence GTGGATTTAACTAACATGGGTATTGCAGCAAAAGACGCTGCTTTCCACCTAGCGACCGCATCAACGGCGCAAAAAAACAAGGCATTGGCGATCATCGCTGATGAGTTAGAAGCAAACGCAGCAACGATTTTAGAAGCGAACGCGAAAGATATCGAACTGGGTCGTGAAGCGGGTCTGACCGACGCACTGCTTGATCGTCTATTGCTGAACGAAGAGCGTCTAACGGGTATCGCTAACGATGTACGTAACGTGATTAGCCTGAATGATCCAGTCGGCAGCGAGATTGACAGCAAGGTACTGGAAAACGGTATGTCACTGTCTCGTCGTCGTGTGCCACTTGGTGTAGTTGGTGTTATCTATGAAGCGCGTCCGAACGTAACCATCGATATTGCAGCACTGTGTTTGAAAACAGGTAACGCAAGCATCCTACGTGGTGGTAAAGAGACCTTCTTCTCGAACATGGAGCTGGTTAAAGTAATCCAGTCTGCATTAGAGAAAGCGGAACTTCCTGCGGCTTCTGTTCAGTACATCGAGAAACCTGATCGTGAACTAGTTTCTCAACTGCTTAAACTGGACGACTACGTGGATATGATCATTCCTCGTGGTGGCGCTGGCCTGCACAAGATGTGTAAAGAGAACAGTACTATTCCAGTTATCATCGGTGGTTTCGGTATCAGCCACATCTTTGTTGATGAAAGTGCAGACCTTGAAAAATCAGTCGATGTTGTCGAAAACTCTAAAGTTCAACGCCCGTCTGCATGTAACTCGCTAGATACATTATTAGTGCATGAAGCGGTTGCTGAGGCTTTCCTTGCTAAGCTAACACAGCGTTTAGCAGGCAAAGTAACCTTGGTTGCTGACGCTAGTGCAAAATCATTGCTTACTGGTTTTGAAGACCAACGTGATGCAGTTGAAGGTGACTTTGACACTGAGTGGCTAAGCTACACGCTAGGCGTAAAAGTAGTTGCGGATGTGGCAGAAGCGATTGACCACATGCGCGTACACAACGCGAGTCACTCAGATGCGATTATGACTAACAGTCTAGAGAGCTCAGAGCGCTTTATTAATTCAGTCGGCTCAGCTGCAGTCTATGTGAATGCATCAACACGTTTTACTGATGGCGCACAGTTTGGTTTAGGCGCTGAAGTCGCAGTATCTACCCAGAAACTACACGCTCGTGGTCCAATGGGCTTAGAAGAACTGACAAGTTACAAATGGGTGGGCAAAGCGAACTATTTGGTTCGTGGTTAA
- the pgpA gene encoding phosphatidylglycerophosphatase A, protein MTNPLYLISLKNPWHLLATGFGSGLSPIIPGTMGTLASIPFYLLLVQLPFPAYVAVVVVSCIIGIKICQVTSDDMGVHDHGSIVWDEFAGFWITMGLVPLLNIPTDDWKWLFTGFVLFRFFDMVKPWPIGWLDKRVHGGLGIMIDDIVAGIMAAVALYAVAHFAGWLV, encoded by the coding sequence ATGACAAATCCACTTTATCTTATTTCTCTTAAAAACCCTTGGCACTTACTGGCAACGGGTTTTGGTAGTGGCTTATCGCCGATAATTCCTGGCACCATGGGCACGCTTGCGTCGATCCCATTTTATCTATTGCTGGTTCAGTTACCTTTCCCTGCTTATGTCGCAGTAGTGGTTGTTAGTTGTATTATTGGTATCAAGATCTGCCAGGTGACATCTGATGATATGGGTGTACACGACCATGGCTCTATTGTGTGGGATGAGTTTGCGGGCTTTTGGATCACCATGGGCCTAGTGCCTTTATTGAATATCCCTACGGATGACTGGAAATGGTTATTCACTGGTTTTGTCCTATTTCGCTTTTTCGATATGGTGAAGCCTTGGCCTATTGGCTGGCTAGACAAACGAGTACACGGCGGCTTAGGTATCATGATTGATGATATTGTGGCAGGTATTATGGCGGCTGTTGCTTTGTACGCAGTGGCACATTTCGCGGGCTGGTTAGTTTAA
- the ribE gene encoding 6,7-dimethyl-8-ribityllumazine synthase, with product MKVIEGGFPAPNAKIAIVIARFNSFINESLLSGAIDTLKRHGQVSEDNITVVRCPGAVELPLVAQRVAKTGKFDAIVSLGTVIRGGTPHFDYVCSECNKGLAQVSLEFSLPVAFGVLTVDTIDQAIERAGTKAGNKGAEAALSALEMINVLSEIDS from the coding sequence ATGAAAGTGATCGAGGGTGGCTTCCCAGCGCCAAATGCAAAAATTGCTATCGTTATTGCTCGTTTCAACAGTTTTATTAACGAAAGTTTACTTTCTGGTGCAATCGATACTTTAAAGCGTCATGGACAAGTAAGCGAAGACAACATCACTGTTGTTCGTTGCCCTGGTGCAGTAGAACTTCCACTTGTAGCGCAGCGCGTTGCAAAAACGGGTAAGTTCGATGCGATTGTATCTCTTGGTACAGTAATCCGTGGCGGTACACCTCACTTTGACTATGTTTGTAGTGAATGTAATAAAGGTTTGGCACAAGTGTCTCTGGAATTTTCTCTTCCAGTAGCGTTTGGTGTTCTTACTGTTGATACGATCGATCAAGCTATTGAACGCGCAGGAACCAAGGCTGGTAATAAGGGTGCAGAAGCAGCACTTAGCGCACTTGAGATGATCAACGTTCTTTCTGAAATCGATTCCTAA